A single window of Gossypium arboreum isolate Shixiya-1 chromosome 13, ASM2569848v2, whole genome shotgun sequence DNA harbors:
- the LOC108461686 gene encoding early nodulin-like protein 2 codes for MKIHLLLTLFLVLFASFLSSSNCYTFYVDWVLHPKEKYNEWAGKMRFQVNDTIIFKYEKGSDSVLLVQKDDYDKCERKEPLMEMNNGSSEFKYPHSGPFYFISGKEGHCQKGQKMITVVMAVRHGTPSIHPPTAPSPKHHGPVTPGPAHSPYHHGPVAKPPTGSSPVPALAPGPIAKPPTGSSPVPALAPGPIAKPPTALTPGPAQSPYHHGPISNPPTASSPAPYSGPALSPTHHGPSPSPTAEGPIATPPSPQAPTTPVSSPPGEAPVSGPPAPPQGPSPSSSSPSPPPAGSQTQTSTPPGGSPPKSSATLIYSSIVVLAASLLINMVFGSSSCGF; via the exons ATGAAAATTcatttattactaaccctttttctAGTTCTATTTGCTTCTTTCCTTTCTTCATCTAATTGCTATACTTTCTATGTTGACTGGGTTTTGCACCCTAAAGAGAAGTACAATGAGTGGGCTGGTAAAATGAGGTTTCAAGTGAATGACACTATCA tttttaaatatgaaaaaggATCAGACTCGGTTCTCTTGGTTCAAAAAGATGATTATGATAAGTGTGAAAGGAAGGAACCCTTGATGGAAATGAACAATGGAAGCTCCGAGTTTAAGTATCCTCATTCCggtccattttatttcattagtgGGAAAGAGGGGCATTGCCAAAAGGGTCAGAAAATGATCACTGTTGTTATGGCTGTGAGACATGGGACTCCATCCATTCATCCACCCACAGCACCCTCTCCCAAGCACCATGGCCCTGTTACTCCAGGGCCGGCGCACTCCCCTTATCACCATGGTCCAGTTGCAAAGCCACCCACAGGATCATCTCCGGTTCCTGCTCTGGCTCCTGGTCCTATTGCAAAGCCACCCACAGGATCATCTCCGGTTCCTGCTCTGGCTCCTGGTCCTATTGCAAAGCCTCCTACAGCATTAACTCCAGGTCCAGCACAGTCTCCTTATCACCATGGCCCCATATCAAATCCCCCCACTGCATCATCACCAGCACCGTATTCAGGCCCAGCGCTCTCTCCCACCCATCATGGTCCTTCACCGTCGCCAACGGCTGAGGGCCCTATTGCAACACCTCCATCACCCCAAGCTCCAACTACTCCTGTTTCTTCCCCACCTGGTGAGGCACCGGTTTCAGGCCCACCGGCACCACCACAGGGTCCTtcgccttcttcttcttctccttctcctCCTCCAGCTGGCTCTCAGACTCAGACCAGCACTCCACCTGGCGGTTCCCCTCCTAAGTCATCTGCCACTTTAATTTATTCAAGTATAGTGGTTCTTGCAGCTAGCCTCTTGATCAATATGGTATTCGGTAGTTCATCGTGTGGGTTTTAG